DNA from Vibrio alfacsensis:
ACAATGTAGATCTGGTACGTGCAGGGACTAAAGTTAAGCAAAACAAATATTAGAAGTCGCTACTTCTGTTAGTCAAAGAAATCCTGATTTAAATGTGAGTGAACTGTTGGAATTTACTGCGGAAGAGTATGCTAGAAAAACGAAGAAAGCCAATTGTCTACGAAAACGATTCGGAAGTACTTAGATGGAAGCTCATTAATTGAAAAACACAGAGATGCCAGAGGAAGTACGCAAAGACGTAAGTTATTTTTCTTTTGTGTGAGTTTTAAACTGAAGAGGCTTAAATGCCTCTTTTTATGGCGATATTTTGCTTACCTTATTATCGTGATGGATGTCTTGTTTTTTGGAAGTGCATTTAGTGTTCCAAAAGATCAAATAAATTTCAAGTCATTGGAACGAACCGAAACGGGGATATCAAAACCAATGACAATCGAAATTAAGACTCTCTCATCCAATCTAGAAAACTGGCAGCCTCTGACTAAGGTTGCAGACGTTTTCCCTCAATTTACGCAACCACAATTAAAACGCCTGTTCTGGCGTCGCGATCATCATCCGGGTTTATCTCAGTGCTACCGCCAAGTCGGTAAGCGGGGCTATATCTGTTTACCTTTGTTCGGTATGTGGTTAGCGGGACAACTTGTTGAACAATATGAGCAGCCACCGCTATGAGTGTGGAGGTTACTAACCTAGTTTGGGGCTCTTCTACCTTAAAAGGCTCTGAACGATTGGTGTTGGTTTGCTTAGCACACCATGCCAATAAAGCGGGTGAATGCTGGCCATCTATTAAAACCCTTTCGCTTGAAACTGGACTATCACGGACCACAGTAAAAAAGGCATTAAAGCTGTTAGAGGGTGAATACTGGATTGCAAAAACCAACCGTTTTTCAGACACCGATAAAGGAAAGCGCAAAACCAGCAACCTCTACAAAGTAAGCATCGCCAAATTAGCACGTGATCAGAGATGCAAAGGAGAAAAAGCCTGTGAGTCGGAATCCGACCTAACCCTAGGGCAGAATCCGACTAAGGGTAGGGCGGGAGGCGGCCATAAACCATTAATAGAACCATCAAAGGAAAGATCAATTAGTGTTTTACGTGATGTTCAAGATACATCTGGATTTAATCAGGCTTTTGAATGTTTTGGAATGCAGGGCTGATTAAACGCAATAAGAAAAAAGCTCAGCAAGCATTTAGACAAATAGTGACAACAGGAGTGCACACGGAAGATTCGCTTGAAGAATTTGTTCATCGGCTGGTGGCAGATATTCGGCGAAGAATTGACAGGCAACAATTTGGTATAGACAAGTTACACCCAGCTACCTACTTAAACCAAGAACGATGGAATGATGAAGATGAAACGTATGGATCAATGCGCTTTAACACCACTAACACCAACTCCAAAAAGTACAACTCACGAGAGTTATTCATCCTCGGGCAACTCGAAGAGTATGGACCCGAACTTGTACTTCAAGCAGGCATTGCTAGTGAAGTCGATGTCAGACATCTATGGCCCCAAATGGTATCACAACGTAAGCCTGCCGGAATCGTGGTTGATGGCATTGCAAAAGTTCTCAATTGAGGAAGTGAAGCAAGCGGTGGATGTGGTAAAAAATCGCGGTTCTGCGTTTGTTCCATCACTCGCTGAGTTTCTTCAACATTTGAAATATGGAGGTGTCAATTTTGATGAGGCTTATCAGCGATTTCTTGATGGTAAACCAATGACGGAGTTGGAGATACACATATCAAGAAACTATGGCTATGACATTAAGAGAATGACACTAGACAAAGCAAGGTTAGAACACGCAAGGCTGCTGAAAATGGTGATAGATGCGGTAAGAGAGGGACGCTTAACATTTAATCACACGATGAAGAGGCTGCCTGCACATTCAAGCCGCAATCTTAATGATATAGCAAGAGAGAAAGCCATGAAGCAGGGATTAACAAATCCAGAACGGTTCCCTGCTGACAGCGTTTTTAGACGTATTGCAAAAATGGTTCAAAAAAAAGGGTAGCATGATGAACACTCCAAAATACAACTGGGAACAGCTTTCTGCTGAGTATCTTGAGATGTCTCACCAAAACAATCATCTAACACTAAAACTGTTTTGTGAGCAAAAAGGCATTCCTTACAACACAGCTTCAAAAAAGATGCGCTCAGTTCGCCAAGGCGCACCATTGGGAAGCCAAAGAGCACGTAAGCATGGTGGCTATGCACAAATAATTATTAATACC
Protein-coding regions in this window:
- a CDS encoding helix-turn-helix domain-containing protein — protein: MSVEVTNLVWGSSTLKGSERLVLVCLAHHANKAGECWPSIKTLSLETGLSRTTVKKALKLLEGEYWIAKTNRFSDTDKGKRKTSNLYKVSIAKLARDQRCKGEKACESESDLTLGQNPTKGRAGGGHKPLIEPSKERSISVLRDVQDTSGFNQAFECFGMQG